The following are encoded in a window of Oceanidesulfovibrio indonesiensis genomic DNA:
- a CDS encoding MotE family protein yields MTLILLTVFIKVMVMAAMVVDAPLLNLDGAVRYAALIAQGEPAMCEEVPLNQGVSGQQYVKGCITRDSLFVSYAYAASPAYAQEAPTTDSAPAQPADSPDRQALREQQAALEQKELELKQLEQELNAKLTRMQELEAKLTRMLEQANEVSDQKMRHLIDVYSNMKAKQAAQVLETLDEGIAVKILAGMRGRQAGEILTFVEAKKAARLSEKLTRMQVPFQ; encoded by the coding sequence TTGACGCTCATTCTCCTGACCGTCTTCATCAAGGTCATGGTCATGGCGGCGATGGTCGTGGATGCGCCGTTGCTGAACCTGGATGGTGCGGTGCGATACGCCGCGCTCATCGCGCAGGGCGAACCGGCGATGTGCGAAGAAGTGCCGCTGAATCAAGGCGTTTCCGGTCAGCAGTACGTCAAAGGCTGCATCACCCGTGATTCATTGTTTGTCAGCTATGCGTATGCTGCTTCGCCGGCCTATGCGCAGGAAGCTCCCACCACGGACAGCGCTCCCGCGCAGCCCGCCGACTCTCCGGACAGGCAGGCGCTCCGCGAACAGCAGGCCGCGTTGGAACAGAAGGAACTGGAGCTCAAGCAGCTGGAACAGGAGCTGAACGCCAAGCTCACGCGGATGCAGGAACTCGAAGCCAAGCTCACGCGCATGCTGGAGCAGGCCAACGAAGTCAGCGACCAGAAAATGCGCCACCTCATCGACGTGTACTCCAACATGAAAGCAAAGCAGGCCGCCCAGGTTCTGGAAACGCTGGACGAAGGCATAGCGGTCAAGATTTTGGCGGGTATGCGTGGTCGTCAGGCCGGTGAGATACTCACCTTTGTGGAGGCCAAGAAGGCGGCCAGGTTGTCCGAAAAGCTCACCCGGATGCAGGTGCCTTTCCAGTAG
- a CDS encoding ArsR/SmtB family transcription factor has product MLTALPLCKALADETRLRLVRVLSDYELNVNELVAVLGMGQSRISRHLKILADNGLVSSRRDGLWVFYTAAHDSPSMRFVETLRQLFPDAEAEQSDLAAAARALEDRTKATTRFFDAISDKWDKLSREILGDLDLSSEIEKRLPGCGTSVDLGCGTGRLLDVLRMKSDYVIGVDSSSKMLDTAKHRIPDNGAKVSLRIGALEHLPVRDAEADCVVTSLVFHHLSEPRRGVAEAARILKNGGVFIIADYVKHQRETMRSRYGDRWLGFEREEMDSWLDDYGFDVEESTEFPVNEGLLVRLLKTRKR; this is encoded by the coding sequence ATGCTGACCGCCTTGCCCCTTTGCAAGGCGCTGGCCGATGAAACTCGGCTGCGCCTTGTCAGAGTACTGTCTGACTACGAGCTCAACGTGAACGAGCTCGTGGCCGTGCTCGGCATGGGGCAGTCGCGTATTTCCCGACACCTGAAAATACTGGCAGATAATGGACTGGTCTCATCGCGGCGGGATGGTCTGTGGGTCTTCTACACTGCTGCGCACGACAGCCCGTCCATGAGGTTCGTGGAAACTCTCCGCCAGCTTTTTCCGGATGCCGAGGCCGAGCAGTCCGACCTCGCGGCAGCTGCCCGCGCGCTTGAAGATCGCACCAAAGCCACTACCCGTTTCTTCGACGCAATATCGGACAAGTGGGACAAGCTGTCCCGCGAGATCCTCGGCGACCTCGATCTTTCGAGTGAAATCGAGAAGCGGTTGCCCGGCTGCGGCACGTCCGTGGACCTGGGATGCGGCACAGGTCGCTTGCTGGATGTGCTGCGCATGAAATCCGATTACGTTATCGGCGTGGATTCGTCGTCCAAGATGCTGGACACCGCAAAGCACAGGATACCCGACAACGGCGCAAAAGTTTCTCTGCGTATCGGCGCTTTGGAACACCTGCCCGTGCGGGACGCCGAAGCGGACTGCGTTGTTACCAGTCTTGTGTTCCACCATTTGAGCGAACCCCGCCGCGGCGTGGCGGAGGCGGCGCGAATCCTCAAGAATGGCGGTGTGTTCATCATTGCCGATTACGTTAAACACCAGCGTGAGACCATGCGTTCGCGCTATGGCGATCGCTGGCTTGGTTTCGAGCGGGAGGAAATGGACTCCTGGCTCGACGATTATGGATTCGATGTGGAGGAGTCGACCGAGTTCCCAGTCAACGAAGGTCTTCTCGTCCGCCTTTTGAAAACTCGCAAACGCTGA
- a CDS encoding HK97 family phage prohead protease — MEQRYVTEYRAKGRKLEGYAATFNHEARIAHFVEIIAPGAFSGSLTGRDILALVDHDPTRLLARTRSGSLRLAEDSHGLHFELAIPDTQPGRDVLALAERGDLGGMSFGFSVPEGGERWTGNRRELRAVTLHEISVVSAWPAYDGTVVQARAKTPRLNIAKLYLETV; from the coding sequence ATGGAACAACGGTACGTTACAGAATACAGGGCTAAAGGCCGCAAGCTGGAAGGCTACGCCGCTACCTTCAACCATGAGGCGCGGATTGCCCACTTCGTGGAGATCATCGCCCCCGGCGCTTTTTCCGGCTCCCTCACCGGCCGGGACATTCTCGCCCTGGTGGATCACGACCCCACGCGGCTTCTCGCCCGGACCCGGAGCGGCAGCTTGCGCCTGGCAGAGGACAGCCACGGGCTACACTTCGAGCTGGCGATCCCCGACACCCAGCCCGGCCGCGATGTACTGGCCCTGGCCGAACGTGGCGACCTGGGCGGCATGTCCTTTGGGTTCTCCGTGCCCGAAGGTGGCGAGCGCTGGACCGGCAACCGCCGCGAACTCCGCGCCGTGACCCTGCATGAAATCTCTGTGGTGTCCGCATGGCCGGCCTATGACGGCACTGTAGTGCAAGCCCGCGCCAAGACACCGCGCCTCAATATCGCCAAGCTCTACCTGGAGACCGTATGA
- a CDS encoding tyrosine-type recombinase/integrase, with protein MPTIRKDRGNRWQGTVKIDGRIVATKLFGTGEKHGPEWRKAATWEVNTREDKLKNPTTTVSVTCSAWAIKYLDHVKARSSEKTYDEKRRAFKYLAPHVGDVPVEEIDPTTAIDFLDLLFEERGGGVANTARGNLAQAWDWGSKFIRDFPQTANPFRAVDKYPEEPQPRYVPPEDDFWTVYQESTGQDRVMLTFMYYTAARRGEVFRLTWRDVDFKENRVRLTTRKTKNSRLKESWLPIVPELRKALVWWWEHRPYQVENVFMVLDDSPHEYHVPGTPYKERSKFMKRLCKRAKVEPYFGFHAIRHRRAVDLYKQGLRLHDIQKWLRHESAATTERYLKACGLDLDQLLEAVTRTEGPAKVIPFAPKEEAPAVRAAEASV; from the coding sequence ATGCCGACCATACGCAAGGACCGGGGGAACCGGTGGCAAGGTACGGTGAAGATCGACGGCCGGATAGTGGCAACAAAGCTGTTCGGGACCGGGGAAAAGCACGGCCCGGAGTGGCGCAAGGCCGCAACCTGGGAAGTGAATACGCGGGAAGACAAGCTCAAGAACCCGACGACCACGGTATCCGTGACCTGTTCAGCATGGGCCATCAAGTACCTGGATCACGTCAAGGCAAGGTCCAGTGAAAAGACCTATGACGAGAAGCGCCGCGCCTTCAAGTACCTGGCTCCCCATGTGGGGGATGTGCCAGTTGAAGAGATCGACCCCACCACGGCGATTGATTTTCTCGACCTACTCTTCGAGGAACGAGGCGGTGGAGTTGCCAATACGGCACGCGGAAACCTCGCTCAAGCGTGGGACTGGGGCAGCAAGTTCATACGCGACTTTCCCCAAACAGCGAACCCCTTTCGCGCTGTGGACAAGTACCCTGAAGAGCCGCAGCCGCGATATGTGCCGCCCGAAGACGACTTCTGGACAGTCTACCAGGAATCAACCGGGCAGGATCGCGTCATGCTGACCTTCATGTACTACACGGCAGCGCGGCGCGGCGAAGTGTTCCGGCTGACCTGGCGCGACGTGGACTTCAAAGAAAACCGCGTGCGACTCACGACCAGGAAGACGAAGAACTCCAGGCTGAAAGAGAGCTGGCTCCCCATAGTGCCAGAACTCCGCAAGGCCCTGGTCTGGTGGTGGGAACATCGCCCCTACCAGGTGGAGAATGTCTTCATGGTCCTGGACGATTCGCCGCACGAGTACCATGTGCCCGGCACGCCGTATAAAGAGCGCTCCAAGTTCATGAAGCGCTTGTGCAAACGGGCGAAAGTTGAGCCGTACTTCGGATTCCATGCAATTCGGCATCGCCGTGCTGTGGACCTGTACAAGCAAGGTCTGCGACTGCACGACATTCAGAAGTGGTTGCGGCATGAGAGCGCAGCCACAACAGAGCGGTATCTCAAGGCGTGCGGTCTCGACCTCGACCAGCTCCTTGAAGCCGTGACCAGGACCGAAGGCCCCGCGAAGGTGATTCCCTTCGCACCAAAAGAAGAAGCCCCCGCTGTTAGAGCAGCAGAGGCTTCAGTATAA
- a CDS encoding DUF721 domain-containing protein has product MDRIGRTLPRFLRTGLGADLPFRLVLLWRHWDEIVGEEVASLGRPLGRRKTTLRIGVEDVMAMQELTFHAPAILEAVHGYLEEPVFETVQGELLGDRHGLDAERLDIPDEGKPIRPTKLGGLMDRFEANPTIAESYRKYVEFFKEQESGKNNRNSEEDHE; this is encoded by the coding sequence ATGGACCGAATCGGACGCACACTGCCGCGTTTTTTGCGCACCGGCCTGGGAGCCGACCTGCCCTTCCGCCTTGTTTTGTTGTGGCGGCACTGGGACGAGATCGTAGGCGAAGAAGTCGCGTCACTCGGCCGGCCCCTCGGCAGGCGAAAAACCACCCTGAGGATAGGCGTCGAGGACGTCATGGCCATGCAGGAGCTTACATTCCATGCGCCGGCAATACTCGAAGCGGTCCATGGATACCTGGAAGAGCCTGTATTCGAAACAGTGCAGGGTGAATTGTTGGGAGACCGCCACGGCCTTGATGCCGAGCGGCTGGATATCCCTGACGAGGGGAAACCTATCAGGCCAACCAAGCTCGGTGGGTTGATGGACCGGTTCGAAGCGAACCCAACGATTGCGGAAAGTTACCGCAAGTACGTGGAATTTTTTAAAGAGCAAGAAAGCGGTAAGAACAACCGCAACTCGGAGGAAGACCATGAGTGA
- the ahcY gene encoding adenosylhomocysteinase, producing the protein MLKSTAPEIDLSLDHKVADLSQAAWGRKEMQLSENEMPGLMELRKKYGAEKPLKGLKVTGSLHMTIQTAMLIETLYELGADIRWASCNIFSTQDHAAAAIAEAGTAKVFAWKGETLEEYWWCTEMALTWPDGSGPDLIVDDGGDATLLIHQGVKVEKDPSLLEKTYDNKEFQLVMERLAKSYEKDPKRWTRVAEKIRGVSEETTTGVHRLYQMAKEGSLLFPAINVNDSVTKSKFDNLYGCRESLADGIKRATDVMVAGKVVVVVGYGDVGKGCAQSMRGFGARVLVTEIDPICALQAAMEGFEVTTMEEAAPVGDIFVTATGNYHVVTGTHMEKMKDEAILCNIGHFDNEIEMVYLENNPKIQRDEIKPQVDKWTLESGRSIIVLAEGRLVNLGCATGHPSFVMSASFTNQVLAQIDLATKDHENKVFVLPKKLDEEVAGLHLARLGVKLEKLTKEQADYIGVPVEGPYKPDHYRY; encoded by the coding sequence ATGCTCAAATCAACAGCCCCCGAAATCGACCTGAGCCTCGACCACAAGGTCGCGGACCTTTCCCAGGCCGCATGGGGTCGCAAGGAAATGCAGCTCTCCGAGAATGAGATGCCCGGTCTCATGGAGCTCCGCAAAAAGTACGGCGCCGAAAAGCCCCTCAAGGGCCTGAAGGTCACCGGAAGCCTGCACATGACCATCCAGACCGCGATGCTCATCGAGACCTTGTATGAACTCGGCGCCGACATCCGCTGGGCGTCCTGCAACATCTTCTCCACGCAGGATCATGCCGCGGCAGCCATCGCCGAAGCCGGCACCGCCAAGGTCTTTGCCTGGAAGGGCGAAACTTTGGAAGAGTACTGGTGGTGCACCGAGATGGCTCTCACCTGGCCTGACGGCTCCGGGCCGGACCTCATTGTGGACGACGGCGGCGACGCCACCCTGCTCATCCACCAGGGCGTCAAGGTGGAGAAAGATCCTTCCCTGCTGGAAAAGACCTACGACAACAAGGAATTCCAGCTGGTGATGGAGCGCCTGGCCAAAAGCTACGAGAAGGATCCCAAGCGCTGGACCCGCGTGGCCGAGAAGATTCGCGGCGTTTCCGAAGAAACCACCACGGGCGTGCATCGCCTCTACCAGATGGCCAAGGAAGGCTCCCTGCTCTTTCCCGCCATCAACGTGAACGATTCGGTGACCAAGTCCAAGTTCGACAACCTGTACGGCTGCCGGGAGTCTCTGGCCGACGGCATCAAGCGCGCCACGGACGTCATGGTGGCGGGCAAGGTTGTGGTGGTCGTGGGCTACGGCGACGTGGGCAAGGGCTGCGCCCAGTCCATGCGCGGCTTTGGCGCCCGCGTGCTGGTCACGGAGATCGACCCCATCTGCGCGCTGCAGGCCGCCATGGAAGGCTTCGAAGTGACCACCATGGAAGAAGCCGCCCCTGTCGGCGACATCTTTGTTACCGCCACCGGCAACTATCATGTGGTTACCGGCACCCACATGGAGAAGATGAAAGACGAGGCGATTCTCTGCAATATCGGCCATTTCGACAACGAGATCGAGATGGTCTACCTGGAAAACAACCCCAAGATCCAACGCGATGAAATCAAGCCCCAGGTGGACAAGTGGACCCTTGAATCCGGCCGGTCCATCATCGTGCTCGCCGAGGGGCGCTTGGTGAACCTGGGTTGCGCCACCGGCCACCCCAGCTTTGTGATGAGCGCCAGTTTCACCAACCAGGTACTCGCGCAAATCGATTTGGCCACCAAGGATCACGAGAACAAGGTCTTCGTGCTGCCCAAGAAGTTGGACGAAGAGGTCGCAGGACTCCACCTCGCACGCCTCGGCGTCAAGCTTGAGAAGCTCACAAAGGAGCAGGCGGACTACATCGGCGTGCCTGTCGAAGGGCCGTACAAGCCGGACCACTACCGCTACTAG
- a CDS encoding DUF502 domain-containing protein, with protein sequence MLKRMFKRLSDEVKSAFKVNIVAGLLVLVPLMATIFFLRLFVTWVDRVWNFFPEAWRPDEVLPFPVPGLGLVFLLMVLFLSGFLVRNFVGRKLLEFWEWFLSKIPFVNWIYIAVKQLLETITITSTKEFKRVVLLEYPRRGIYALAYVTGVATGEVQQKTEKKCINVFLPSTPNPTTGFYLIVPEEDAIPLDMSVEESFKLLMSGGILSPEKVRQGKMNGALKMPGLKKSREETP encoded by the coding sequence ATGCTCAAACGCATGTTCAAGCGGCTTAGCGACGAAGTGAAGAGCGCCTTCAAGGTGAACATCGTCGCCGGCTTACTGGTTCTCGTGCCCTTGATGGCGACGATCTTCTTCCTGAGGCTCTTCGTCACCTGGGTGGACCGCGTCTGGAACTTTTTCCCGGAAGCTTGGCGGCCGGACGAAGTCCTGCCGTTTCCCGTTCCCGGGCTTGGGCTGGTGTTTCTGCTCATGGTCCTGTTCCTCAGCGGTTTCCTTGTTCGGAACTTTGTCGGCCGCAAACTTCTCGAGTTCTGGGAGTGGTTCCTTTCGAAAATCCCCTTTGTGAATTGGATCTACATTGCCGTGAAGCAGCTACTGGAAACCATCACGATCACCTCCACCAAGGAGTTCAAGCGTGTGGTGCTCCTGGAGTATCCGCGTCGCGGCATCTACGCTCTGGCGTACGTCACCGGCGTCGCCACCGGCGAGGTCCAGCAGAAAACCGAAAAGAAATGCATCAACGTGTTTTTGCCTTCGACGCCGAACCCCACTACGGGGTTCTACCTGATCGTTCCGGAGGAGGACGCTATACCTCTGGACATGAGCGTGGAGGAATCCTTCAAGCTCCTCATGTCCGGCGGCATTCTGAGCCCGGAGAAGGTGCGGCAAGGCAAAATGAATGGGGCCCTGAAGATGCCGGGCCTCAAGAAATCTAGGGAGGAGACCCCATGA
- the metK gene encoding methionine adenosyltransferase: protein MIPNKGKYHFTSESVTEGHPDKVADQISDAILDVILSQDKNARVACETLVTTGLAFIAGEITTTGYADFPSVVRETIKDIGYNHSDMGFDWETCSVISSIDKQSADIAQGVDRESPESQGAGDQGMMFGFASNETDTFMPAPIYWAHKLSRRLTYVRKEGILDFLRPDGKTEVSFIYEDGIPKKVDTVVVATQHSENVTHSDLVDAVHEEVIKKTIPAEYIDKDTRIFINTTGRFVIGGPMGDCGLTGRKIIQDTYGGMGNHGGGAFSGKDPSKVDRSAAYMARYVAKNVVAAGLAPRCEVQIAYVIGVAEPVSVLVTSLGSSEIPDDVLTNAVNQVFDLRPYFITQRLNLLRPIYKKTACYGHFGRKDPDFTWEKTDAVDDLRTAAKV, encoded by the coding sequence ATGATTCCGAACAAAGGAAAGTACCACTTCACTTCCGAATCCGTTACCGAAGGCCATCCCGACAAGGTGGCCGACCAGATATCCGACGCCATCCTCGACGTCATCCTGAGCCAGGACAAGAATGCGCGCGTCGCCTGCGAAACCCTCGTGACCACGGGCCTCGCCTTCATCGCCGGCGAGATCACTACGACCGGCTACGCAGACTTCCCGTCTGTGGTCCGCGAGACCATCAAGGATATCGGCTACAACCACTCCGACATGGGCTTCGACTGGGAGACCTGCTCCGTCATCTCGTCCATCGACAAGCAGAGCGCCGACATCGCCCAGGGCGTGGATCGCGAGTCCCCGGAGAGCCAGGGCGCCGGCGACCAGGGCATGATGTTCGGCTTTGCCAGCAACGAGACCGACACGTTCATGCCCGCTCCCATCTACTGGGCGCACAAGCTCTCGCGCCGGCTGACATACGTGCGCAAGGAAGGCATTCTGGACTTCCTGCGACCCGACGGCAAGACCGAGGTCTCCTTCATATATGAAGACGGCATACCCAAGAAGGTCGATACTGTCGTCGTGGCCACGCAACATTCCGAAAATGTCACCCACTCGGACCTCGTGGACGCTGTGCATGAAGAGGTCATCAAAAAGACCATTCCCGCCGAGTACATCGACAAGGATACTCGCATCTTCATAAACACCACGGGACGTTTCGTCATTGGCGGCCCCATGGGCGACTGCGGACTGACAGGACGCAAGATCATCCAGGACACTTACGGCGGCATGGGCAACCATGGCGGCGGCGCCTTCTCCGGCAAGGACCCCTCCAAAGTGGACCGCTCCGCCGCCTATATGGCGCGCTACGTAGCCAAGAACGTGGTGGCTGCCGGTCTTGCTCCGCGCTGCGAAGTCCAGATCGCCTACGTCATCGGCGTGGCTGAGCCGGTTTCCGTGCTCGTTACCTCCCTTGGCAGCAGCGAGATTCCGGACGACGTGCTGACCAATGCCGTGAACCAGGTTTTCGATCTGCGCCCCTACTTCATCACGCAGCGCCTCAACCTGCTGCGCCCCATCTACAAGAAGACTGCGTGCTACGGCCACTTCGGCCGCAAGGATCCGGACTTCACCTGGGAAAAGACCGACGCCGTGGACGACCTGCGCACGGCCGCCAAGGTCTAA
- the truA gene encoding tRNA pseudouridine(38-40) synthase TruA yields MQRLRLTLAYTGKRFQGWQIQERVPGAGTGTNPRTVQGVVEEAFAKILGGPEFAPRVHGAGRTDSGVHAVGQVAHVDVPERARPMDWQLALNGVLPRDVSVVDVEVADSNFHARFDAQRKIYTYTLWHSRRFVLPHRRGFVWMVDSLDTDAMRKAASLFIGEHDFAAFTNAGTVTKTTVREVLAIEPVACAPAEHIPGAPQWPEEIWRFEAQGFLKQMVRNLMGCLVAVGRGKLGMTDVKCILNGKDRTQAPMTAPAQGLTLLKIFYPGD; encoded by the coding sequence GTGCAGCGACTCAGGTTAACCCTTGCCTATACGGGCAAGCGCTTTCAGGGTTGGCAAATCCAGGAACGCGTGCCCGGAGCAGGTACCGGGACCAACCCCCGCACTGTGCAGGGCGTGGTGGAGGAAGCGTTCGCCAAGATTCTGGGCGGACCGGAATTCGCGCCGCGTGTGCACGGCGCAGGCAGAACGGATTCCGGCGTTCATGCCGTGGGCCAGGTGGCGCACGTGGACGTGCCCGAGCGGGCCAGGCCCATGGATTGGCAGCTCGCCCTGAACGGCGTGCTTCCGCGTGACGTCAGTGTTGTCGATGTGGAAGTCGCGGATTCGAATTTTCATGCCCGCTTCGACGCCCAGCGAAAAATCTACACGTACACATTGTGGCATTCCCGTCGGTTCGTGCTGCCGCACCGGCGGGGCTTCGTCTGGATGGTGGACTCGCTCGATACCGACGCCATGCGCAAAGCAGCGTCCCTCTTCATCGGCGAGCACGATTTCGCGGCGTTCACCAACGCCGGCACTGTGACGAAGACCACGGTCCGCGAAGTGCTGGCCATTGAGCCCGTGGCTTGTGCACCTGCGGAACACATTCCCGGCGCGCCGCAGTGGCCTGAGGAAATATGGCGGTTTGAAGCGCAGGGGTTTCTTAAACAGATGGTTCGCAATTTGATGGGCTGCCTGGTGGCAGTGGGGCGCGGCAAGCTTGGCATGACCGATGTGAAATGCATCCTGAACGGCAAGGACCGCACCCAGGCTCCTATGACAGCACCGGCTCAAGGCCTCACGCTGCTGAAGATTTTCTATCCGGGCGATTGA
- the panC gene encoding pantoate--beta-alanine ligase gives MDIITDPHALQTRAFEWRCAGMKTALVPTMGYFHEGHLALMDHGRTNSDKLMVSLFVNPTQFGPSEDLDSYPRDAERDAQLARDAGVDALFMPAPESMFATDHGTWVEVPGLAAGLCGATRPTHFRGVATVVAKLLVLAMPTMAIFGEKDFQQLSVIRRMVRDLMLPTTVVGRPIVREPDGLAKSSRNAYLTSGERRQAPALFKGLVLAHNMVMGGEQDVDVLKKYVISYYTENLPDGELDYLEFVDPESLALLTRVNAPCRVAVAMRLGKARLIDNLCIDPSDRLVSEK, from the coding sequence ATGGATATCATAACCGATCCGCATGCGCTCCAGACACGCGCTTTCGAATGGCGTTGCGCTGGCATGAAGACAGCACTCGTCCCTACCATGGGCTATTTTCATGAAGGACACCTTGCGCTTATGGACCATGGTCGGACCAACTCGGACAAGCTCATGGTGAGTCTTTTCGTGAATCCGACACAGTTCGGGCCGAGTGAGGATCTCGACTCCTACCCGCGTGATGCAGAGCGCGATGCACAACTCGCGCGTGATGCCGGCGTGGACGCTCTCTTCATGCCCGCGCCCGAATCGATGTTCGCTACTGACCATGGCACATGGGTGGAGGTGCCCGGCCTTGCCGCCGGCTTATGCGGCGCAACCAGGCCCACACACTTCCGCGGTGTCGCCACCGTCGTCGCCAAGCTGTTGGTGCTCGCCATGCCAACCATGGCTATATTCGGCGAGAAGGATTTCCAGCAGCTGAGCGTGATCCGTCGTATGGTGCGTGACCTGATGCTGCCGACAACGGTTGTCGGCAGGCCCATCGTCCGCGAGCCGGATGGGTTGGCCAAGAGCTCACGCAATGCCTATCTCACTTCAGGAGAGCGCAGACAGGCCCCTGCATTGTTCAAAGGGCTTGTTCTCGCACACAATATGGTGATGGGCGGCGAGCAGGATGTTGATGTCCTCAAGAAGTATGTCATTTCGTATTACACGGAGAATCTCCCCGACGGGGAGTTGGATTATCTGGAGTTCGTTGACCCCGAGAGCCTTGCCCTCCTGACACGAGTCAACGCCCCATGCCGGGTTGCCGTGGCTATGCGTCTTGGAAAAGCCAGGCTCATTGACAACCTGTGTATCGATCCGAGTGATCGGCTCGTGTCGGAGAAGTAA
- a CDS encoding phage portal protein yields MKILDLFRKKETRAVDPSWSALSGMNTATGAIVTSRIAENLSVVLACTNVIATAAASIQAYVYRETENGRDVDERHPLSKLIRRGVNEHQSWPDFVEWLIAEVLLRGNALAEIVTDGAGRVAALKPIPWQWVSVQMLPAGKLAYDVTEMTSIYGGQGKMRRLLEHEVLHLRDRTDDGLIGRARLHRAAGAVEGGLAVQEAANALHRNGLNPSGAFKLDGKLPEDARKHLRQQIEQMHAGASNRGKFFLLDQGLEWQQMTMTPEDAELLGSRKFSVEEMCRIFQVPPPLVQDYSNNTFTNSETAGRWFAMFTVAPWCRKIEAAFTRSVFSAATRDTHRLEFDLSGFLRGDHDARWRGHEIAVKNGILTVNEVRELEGWNPLPEGNQAVEV; encoded by the coding sequence ATGAAAATTTTAGACTTGTTCCGCAAGAAAGAGACCCGCGCCGTGGATCCCTCGTGGAGCGCACTCTCCGGCATGAACACGGCCACAGGTGCCATTGTAACCTCGCGGATCGCTGAGAACCTGAGTGTGGTCCTGGCCTGTACGAATGTCATAGCGACGGCAGCGGCCTCGATCCAGGCATACGTCTACAGGGAGACCGAGAACGGCCGCGACGTGGACGAAAGACACCCGCTGTCAAAGCTCATCCGGCGCGGTGTGAACGAGCATCAATCGTGGCCTGACTTCGTGGAATGGCTGATTGCTGAGGTCCTTCTCCGGGGTAATGCCCTCGCTGAGATCGTGACCGACGGTGCCGGCCGGGTGGCGGCCCTGAAGCCTATCCCGTGGCAGTGGGTCTCTGTGCAGATGCTCCCGGCCGGCAAGCTGGCCTACGACGTAACCGAGATGACCAGCATATACGGCGGGCAAGGCAAGATGCGCCGCCTTCTGGAACACGAGGTCTTGCACCTCCGGGACCGCACCGACGATGGATTGATAGGACGCGCACGACTCCACAGAGCGGCTGGCGCTGTGGAAGGTGGCCTTGCCGTACAGGAAGCCGCCAATGCGCTGCACCGCAATGGCCTGAACCCTTCCGGTGCGTTCAAGCTGGACGGCAAACTACCCGAGGACGCCCGCAAGCATCTTCGCCAGCAGATCGAGCAAATGCACGCCGGCGCATCCAATCGCGGCAAGTTCTTTCTCTTGGATCAGGGCCTTGAATGGCAGCAAATGACCATGACGCCCGAGGACGCCGAATTGCTGGGCTCGCGCAAGTTCTCCGTGGAAGAAATGTGCCGCATATTCCAGGTGCCGCCGCCGCTGGTACAGGACTACAGCAACAACACCTTCACGAACAGCGAGACCGCCGGCCGGTGGTTCGCGATGTTCACCGTCGCGCCATGGTGCCGGAAGATCGAGGCGGCGTTCACAAGGAGCGTGTTCTCCGCAGCGACACGCGACACGCACCGGCTGGAGTTCGACCTCTCCGGCTTCCTGCGTGGAGACCATGACGCCCGCTGGCGCGGCCATGAGATCGCCGTCAAGAATGGCATCCTGACCGTGAACGAGGTTCGGGAGCTGGAGGGCTGGAACCCTCTCCCCGAAGGCAACCAGGCGGTGGAGGTTTAG